GTTTCATTGCCCGTATACTTTTCGTAACGGTTTGCGGCCGGTGCTTCCTGAGCCCAGGCGGGCAGGAACAACTTTTCCAAATTAAATTCAGCTTCTGGAGATGTACTCATGCGTTCTAAAAGGCGCGTTATTTAATGTCGCGCTTGAAATTTATCCGGCTAGCATGGATTGCCTTCTGAAGGATTGCAAGCGCTCGCTAATCAATATTTCAACCGATTTTCCAACCCCTTTTTGCCCTTCAAAGCCTATTTTAACCTCTTCCGCCACTTCTGTCACTCCACCCACCCAATCCGCTTCATCAATCTTTGCCACAGCCGATTGGCAACCCATCGTGATGACACTACCCCCGCCGATCAACTCGTTACTCGTCACGTTCAACCTCTCCATTTCTTTTCCTAATGGCATCATTCCACCCGGAAAAATTTTAACCTTCCGATACCTTCCGATACCTTCCGATACCTTCCGATACCTTCCGATGGCTTCCGCACCATAAGATATATTACGAACAGCAAACGCCAGACCATCGCCAATTTGAAACTTGGACAAAATGACAATCTGAACATGCATTTTATATCTCAGTTTAACCAAGGCTAACTCAGTTTAAGTCAGTTTAACCGGTCCATACTGCAATATGATCTATTACTTTATCGTAAACGTCGTATTTATAAAACATAACAGCCACAATTCAGGTCGGTATTGACCTCTTTCACACGCCACAACAAATACTTATCTTCTACGACTCTGTCAACAAATATTTCAATAATTACTCACAAATTCCACCCTGCCCTATCCACGTGAATCCCGATCCATTCGCGGTTACCCATCCGTCCTTTTCCGTTTTGAGCTCTCTGCAGTTGCTCCTTCCGCATTCAATACTCTCTTTCCTTCCCCGACCCTTTCCTTCATACTCCACCCGCCCTTCACGCCATGAGAACCATTCGACGCCCAGCACGCAATACGCACCACGCAACACAACTCTTCTGTGTCCTTTGCGCGTTCCTGTGGCTCACCCTCCCCACGGCCCTTTTCGCCAAAGACGCCCCGCCACCCACTGCCCGAGTCACTTCCGTCAATGGCAAAGCCCGCTACTCCACCGATGGCAAAACCTGGGCAGTGGTCGAAAAAGGGACCAGCATCGCCGCTGGCACTGTCATCCAAACCGCTGGCAGCAAATCTCAAGTCACCCTTCTCCTTGAAAAAAAACCGCATTATGGCTTCGACCCCAACCAACCTCGCGACCCTTTCTATACCTGGACCGAAAAACTAAGCACCCTCAACATCTACGAAAACTCGGTCGTCTCCCTCGACCGACTTGATTTTGAAAAAACCAAACACGGCACCATCTCCCACACCCGCATCAATCTCCGCGCTGGCTACGTCATCGGCAACCTCCGCAAACTCCCACCCCAATCCGATTACCAGGCCACCTGCGACAATCGCACCGCCAAAATAAACCCCGGCGAATACGTCATGAAGGATGACGGAACATTCCTCACCGGCACGGGCACTGCCCTCCTCGAAACCAAACACCCAGGTCGCCCTGCCACGACCATGCAATTGGAACCAAACATCCTTTACGACTCCGCCCCCGCCGACTCCGAGTTCTCCGGCATCGACGACAACAAACACTACCATCCTCGTCCCCGCATCTCTCAACCCAACCTCCGCCCGGGAATCTGACGCAACACGCAACACACAAAATCATCATTGCTTTCTACCAACCGGCCTGATGGCCAGGCTCATGACCAATGCAAGCAAGGCCAGGCCGGCGGGCAAGCCCAGGGACTTTAGGCCTCCGGCCGCAAAGCACACCGCACCAAGGCCAGCGCCTGCGATGAAGCCAATGATAACTGGCCAGGTATGCTTCGCTCGGTGACGCGCCTCGGCCACCTCGGCTGGATTATGCCCCAATAAGACTTCGCCAGCATCCATGATGAAACGAGTAAGGTCTGTCGTCATCACCGTAGTTGGGGGCGTCCCCTGCAACGAAAGCTGCACCAGTGCATTCTGGACGGCCATGGCTGCCACGGCCAGTTGGCCGGCAATGAGTGTGTTTCGCGCCCCTGAATCCCGATGGTCGCCAGAGACGAGGCAAAGAACAAAAGCACCGCCCAGCATCAGAAATTGCAGCAGGAGCAGAGGCCGCAAGGAGCCGATGCCAAGCGCTTCCAAGCCAGCGACGAGCAACCTCGTAAGGCCAAGCACCAGAATGAAAAGCGGCAAGGAGAGGACGAGGCAGGCGGCGCCTGTTCCCCTGCCTAATATCTGTGCGATGAGGACGACCAGATTGCCGGTAACATGTGCGCTGAACAGGCCGAGTCCGAGAAAGCTGATGACATCCGCGCTGCCGGCGATCACGCTGAGCAAGGCAGGGAGCAGCCTTGCACAACGGGAACTGTGGATCTGCGAAGTTGAATCCTTCACATCGTCAGCGTCTTGCACTGGCTTGATTTTGTCTGGTATGATCCAGGGAGATTCATGCTTGTAAAACCTACGCTTTGGAAGCGGGAACGGAGGCAGGCGTCACATTATTAAAAAGTGCGATTAGTCCTTCGAGCAGCGTTGGATGTGTAAAGATGGCGTCACGTAGCGCTGTATAAGGGAGCCCGGCAATCATCGCGACTTGCACGCTGGCCATGATTTCTCCCGCCTCGACTCCGAAAACGCTGAAGCCAAGGATGCGATCACTCTGGGTGTCAATGAGGGCTTTCATGAAACCCCGGGTTTCTGAAAGCGTTCGGGCTCGCTGTACCGCGCTGAGTGGAATTTTCGCCAGTCGATAGGCGACGCCACCCTCGTTGGCCTCCGTTTCACTCAGGCCGACCCGGGCAAACTCGGGGTCCGTGAATACGCAGAACGGCACTTGCCGGCCGGTGGTCACGCGATGGCCGCCAAGGATATTTTCGTGCACGATGTGGAAGTCGTTTTCCGAGATGTGTGTGAAGTGCGGGCTGCCAGCGCACTCACCCACTGCCCAGACGTCGGGTGCCGTTGTTTCCAGGCGTTCATTCACTTTGATGTACCCATGGCTGGTGGTTTCAACTCCGGCGAGGTCCAGACCAATGCCGTCGGTGTTGGGCGTGCGACCCGCCGCGACCAGGATATCACTGCCTTCCAGGACGAGTTCCGAGCCGTTGCGGTTGGCGCTCAGTTTCACCGATTCGCCGGATTTGCCTTCGACGCGAGTGATCCGCGTGCCGGTGAGCACGTCGATTCCTTCGTCCCTGAACAGTTCATGCAGGGCTGCCGAGATGTCCTCATCCTCGCGATGGATCAGACGAGCGTTGCGGTCAACAATCGTCACCCGGCAGCCGAAGCGGCGCATCGCCTGGGCGAACTCAACGCCGACAAAGCCGCCTCCCAGAATGATGAGATGTTCCGGGATGCGATCAAGCTCCAGTGCTTCGATATGGGTCAAGGGGTTCACTTCACGCAGGCCCGGCGTAGGATCGATGGTTGCATGGGTGCCTATATTGATGACGACCTGTTTCCCGTGAAGGAGGCGTATAACGCCATCGGCAGAGGTAACCTCGATGGTTTTCGGTCCGACAAAGCGTCCTGATCCCATGAGCAGCTCAGCTCCGCTCTCTTTGTAGTGATCAATCTGAATGTCAACCAGGTCCTTGACCATCTTGCGCTTGCGAGCACGGACGCCCTGCATGTCGATTTTCCAATCCCCCTTGGTGATGCCGAACTCCTCGCTTCGCCGGAAGTACGAAGCGACCTTTGCACTATGGATAACGTTCTTGCTTGGAAGGCAGGCGATGTTTTGGCAGGAACCGCCCACATATTTTCGCTCAATGGAGGCGGTCTTCATCCCGTGTTTGGCCAGGGTCCAGGAGATAAGTTTGCCAGCCGTCCCGCTGCCCAGCACGAGGAGCTCGTATTCTTCCGGGCTTGAACGAGTCCTCTGTATATCCTCCTGCATTTTTGGTTTCATGATCTGCCTCCCTGTTCCAAAGGAATGTTTACAGTCTGCTGGTCATTGCTCCAATGGGGAATACCCTGCATGCGACACATTCTGGCGCCAAACCCACGTCCCCCACGCAACACGCAATAAAAAAACCGGCCTCTGGGCTTCCCCAAAGACCGGCTCATGCAAAACCTTCCGCTAATCTATTTATTTAAACAGATACGAGATGCTCCCGCCCAAGGTACCCCAACCATTCCAACTCGTGCTGTTCGCCGAGGGATACTCGTAGTTGTTCCAGACCGCGTTGGTGGTGCTGCCGATGCTGATGTCCAGCCGTCCATCCGCATTGTTGCCAACGGCAACGGCGTCGCCGGCCTTGATCGCTGCGCCCGCTCCCAGGCTCACCCAGCCATTCCAGCCGCCATTCGGAGCAGATTGATAATTATGATAAACATTCCCGTCCGTCCCGACGCCATAAAGCTCGATGCGCCCATCCAGATTGTGGCCGGCCGTTATGCGGGAACTGATCGATCCTCCCAGACTGGCCCAACCGTTCCAAGCGCCGTTGGCCGTGGTTTCATAATTGTGCCAGACGACATGGTTGGTATCGACCGTATAGACTTCCAGGCGGCCGTCCGCATTTTGAGCTGCGACCGGCACGCGTTGACTTCCCCCGGCGGGCGCACCCAGGCTCACCCAGCCACTCCAACTCCCGCTCGGACTCGCTTGATGATTATAATAAACCGCCCCGCCAGTCCCGTTCGCGTAAAGCTCAGCGCGTCCATCCTGTTCGCGTGCTGCCGCGAGATCCGAAGTGATGGCTCCGCTCAAGCTAATCCAGCCATACCAACTGCCACCCGCCGTGGTCTGGAAATTATCATACACGATATTATTGGTGCCGCGCGCGCACAATTCCAGACGCCCATCGATATCCACGGCCACCACCGGGGTGCCTTGCATTCCCGGACTCACCAGGTCGGCCCAGGCGCTCCAACTGCCATTAGGAGTGGATTGATACGTGTGCCAGATGCTGTTGTTCGAGCCGCGAGCAAACGCTTCCAACCGGCCGTCCGCATTGCGGGCAACCGTGACGCCGCTCTGCACTCCGGATAATCCCGTCGTCACCCAGCCATTCCAGCCGCCATTGGGCGTCGATTGAACATTGTGATAAACGCTCCCGTCTGTGCCTACACCCCACAAGTCCAGCCGACCGTCGGCATTGGTGTTGATCGGCTGCGAGGCCCAGGTCCACAACGGTATCGGCGGCGCCAGGTTGCCGAACGGGTTATTCGTATTGTGCACCACGCCATAGAAGTAACGATCCGGCCATCCAGAACGGCTGAGAGACGAACCGTTCACTCCTGAACGACTCATGATGTCGCGCCCGGTTGCAACCGAATTCTGCTCGCAAATATAAACATTGTAGGAGTCCACATAATCCACCACCGCCACATGCCCGGCATGTCCGCTGTTGGGTAGCGTCGACTTCCAGACCAGCAAATCCCCGGAAACCGGCACATACCCGCTTCCATTGTTGTAGGAAGTGCCCACGTCCGGATTATTAAAAAGCTGGTAGGCAGAACTGACAGCCCACGCACCGCAATGCCAGCCACGCACCGTGTACAACCGCTGCGGCATCTCCACACACTGCCACTCGCAACCCGTATACACACTCTGCCCGCTCGATGGACAAATCGTGTATGAACTCCCCCAACCGCAACAACACACACCGGCATTATTGAAAATATCCACGCCCAATCCTCCCAGCCACGCATTGGAATGGACAATCAGCGTTGCAGTCTGCCCATGCGCAGAATAACCAGCCACAGTCATCAACGCGGCGACGACCATGCCCAGCCACAACGCCCGGCAACGAAGTGCAAATGAAAATAAAACTGAATTCCTGTTTCGCGACGCTTCGGTTCCTTGTCCCGAACGTCCCATCGGTACGGCCTTTCTTGTATAGTTCATAGTAGTGCTTTCTGTGCCGGGACAATTCAGTGGAAAGAGAAGCGGTGGGGCACTTTGCACGAAACACTCGTCGTGAGGCATCAAAGCTCGACTCTGTCAGCGACGAACAACGAAGCCCCGGTCCCTGTCTGGAAAAAACGAGTCCGAAAGGACCGTCCGCAAGAATCAGAAAGATCAAGCAACCGCGCTACTTCAACTGAATTGTCCCGGCTAAGGGGTTTTGTATTTATGGTGAGACAACCGCACTTTGAACCACCCCCAAATCCTGTCAAGCCCAATGTTCCCCAACTCTACTACCCACCATCACCATCGCTAATGCCCCGCTGAAAACTGAAAACTTAACCCTCTTCCCCGTAGCCGCCGAGCAAAAGGAGGCGGACCGCCCTCAATCAAAAATCAAAAATCGCAAATCAAAAATTTTTTCTCCCTTTTGTGCCCTTTGTGCCTCTTTGTGGCCATTCCTTCGTGAAAATTCGTGCCCCTTCGTGATTCAACTCCTTCCGAATTCCCGTTGACAGCCGCTCCAAAATTCAAGTATGTCCGGGCATGACAAGGGCTCATCAGTACAGGCTGCACCGCATGCTCTCTCTCACTGTTCTGACGACGCCTGCCTCGTCGGCGATGACCTCTTTGACTGACTGCCTTCCATGATTTCCACGCGACATTCTCTTTGGAAACCCTGAGCGGGACACCCCTGCGCTGTCTCCCGATGGCAAACACCTGGCATGGCTGCAGCCGGACACCAACAACGTCCTCCAGGTCTGGGTCCAAATCGTTGGCTCCGACGACGCCAGGATTGTCACCGCGGACAAAAAGCGCGGCATCCGCCAGTTTTTCTGGGCGGAGAACAATCGCACCCTGCTCTATCTGCAGGACAGTGACGGTGACGAGAATTTTCACCTTTTCGGTGTGGACCTCCAGTCTGGCAACGTGTGCGATTACACGCCCTTTCAGGGAGTCAGGGCGCTCACGGTGAAATTGAATCCCGATTTCCCGGATGGAGCCATGGTCCTGCTCAATGTGCGCGACCGCTCGCTCTTTGATGTTTATCTGCTCAACCTGAAAAACGGCGCCATGGAACTCGACACCGAAAACCCCGGAGATGTTCACAATTGGCATACGGACCCGAAATTTCGCGTCCGGGCGGCTGAAGTGCTGACACCCGACGGCGGCACGGAAATCCGCGTGCGCGACGATGACAAGGGATGGAAGTCCCTCCTCAAGGTCGGTCCGGACGAAATCCTGGAAACGATTGATTTCACCGCAGACGGCCGGTCGCTTTTTCTCAAATCCTCGATCGGGCGGGATACAGCCGCCGTGGTGGAAAAAAACATTGACACCGGCGTGGAGAAAATCATCGCGGCCAGCGACGAAGTGGATGCGGGCGAGGTCATCATCAACCCTCACACGCGTGTGGTGGAGGCGGTCTCGTTCGCGCCCGGACGAACCGTCTGGCGCGTGATTGACCCCGGAGTGAAGGCCGATTTCGAAGGCCTCGCCCGGCTTAACGACGGCGATTTTCGGTTGGTGAACCGGACCGCAGCGAACGACGCCTGGCTGGTTTTATTTCATTCCGACCGGCAGCCGCCGCGATTCTATAAATGGGATCGAAAGGCCAAAGAGGGCTTTTTCCTCTTCTCCACCCGTCCCAGGTTGGAAGGACTTCCGCTGGCGGAAATGCAAGCGATCGTCATCGCCGCCCGCGATGGCCTAAAGATGCACAGCTATCTTACCCTGCCCAACGGAGTGCCGGCGCGGAAACTGCCCATGGTTCTATTCCCGCATGACGGTCCCTGGCTGCGTGACACCTGGGGATTCATTTATCCTTATGCCCAGTGGCTCGCCAATCGTGGCTACGCGGTGCTGCAGCCAAATTACCGCGGCTCAACCGGCTATGGGAAAAAGCTTCTCAATGCCGGCAACAAGGAATTTGGCCGCAAGATGCACGACGACCTGATTGATTGCGTCAACTGGGCCGTGAAGGAAGGAATCGCAGACCCTCACCGGATCGGAATTTTCGGCGGCTCCTATGGTGGTTATTGCGCATTGGCCGGAGTGACGTTCACGCCAAAGGTGTTCGCGTGCGCGGTGGACGTGGTCGGGCCGTCGAACCTGAAGACGCTCCTTGCCTTCATTCCATCTTATTGGAAGAGCGCGCGCGGGATGCTCGATACGCGCGTCGGGAATATTGACGACCCAAGGGACGCAGACCTGCTCCACCATGCCTCGCCACTGAATTTCGCGGACAGGATCGTGCGGCCTTTGCTCATCGGGCACGGAGCGAATGATCCACGCGTCAAGCAGGCTGAATCGGAGCAGATTGTTGCCGCCATTGAGAAGAACGGCGGCAGCGTCACCTACGTTCTTTATCCTGATGAAGGCCATGGCTTCGCGCGGCCAGAGAACGGGACAGATTTCAACGCGCGCGCCGAGCAGTTTTTGGCCGAGCACCTCGGGGGATGTTTCGAACCAATGCCCGCCGATAAAATACCCGGTTCATCAGCCCTGGTCCGCGTCATCAAAGGCAGGCATTGACCGGAGCCTCTGCGTCTCCGTGGTGAACAATCTTGTTAATCTTGTAAATCCTGTCTCAAAGTTAGTTTCCCTCTTTGCGTTCTTTGGGATCTCTGCGGTAAAATTCCCTCCGCCCAAAACCATTTGGAGCCTTCCTCTCTGGATATGGAAAATACATTCCACTCTTTCCAAGAATCGTTAACTCCCGAGTCATTTGCGACGCCGTCCGTATTGCGACATTTATGTCCTCATAAACATCCTCCGTCGGAAACTGCCTTGTCGGGCCGTAATCCCTTCTCCAAATCCGAAATCTCGTTTTCCTCTTCACGACCACCCTCCCTGCTCCTCAATCTGCCCCCGAATCTTTTCAACGATGCTCCGATAATGCCGCCCAATCTTTTCCGCCTCATCCGCATCACTACACTCCTCAGCAATAAAGAACTCTTCCGGCATTTCCCCACTCCGCAAAAACTCCGCCGTATTCTCCCATCCCGACGCCCTGATCTCCAATCCATCCAACAACTGCCCAAGATCGTTCGCCCCGATTTTAATATGAAATATTTTCTCCATAATCTGGGCATTACTACCTGGCCAGGAATCGCATTTCCGGCAAGCTTTTTCACTCGCAGAATATTCCAACTTTCCTCATCCTGGCTTTATGGCCAAAGCACCCTCCGTTAAATGGACTCGCGAGCAACTGCTCATCGCCATGAACCTGTACTGCAAACTGCAGTTCGGCCAATTCCACTCGCGCAATCCCATCATCATCCAAACCGCCGAGAAAATGGGACGCACAGCCAACAGCTTGGCCATGAAACTCAGCAACTTCGCCTCGCTCGACCCCGTGCAACAAGCTCGCGGCATCAAAGGACTCGCAGGTGCTAGCGAACAAGACCGGGAGGTTTGGAAAGAATTTCGTAAAGACTGGAATACCCTCGGCATCCAAAGCGAAGACCTCTTCCAAAATCTCTTTGTTTCAACCGGTGAAAAAGAAGCCGAAATTTCCGACAAAGGGGTAAAAGTAAAACCAGCCAAAATTCTCACGCCTCCCACTGGTCCAACCGAGAAAACCGCACTCGTCAAAGTCCGCCGCAGCCAACAATTCTTCCGGCAAACCATTCTCAACATTTACCAACACCGCTGCTGCATCACCGGCATCGCCGTTCCCGAACTACTCGTCGCCAGCCATATCGTCCCATGGAGCCAATTCCCTGAACACCGCCTCGATCCCCAAAACGGCCTCTGCCTCTCCAGCATCCACGACGCCGCCTTCGACTCCGGCCTCGTCACTTTCGACGACAACCTCCGCCTGACCCTCAGCAAAGAACTCGAAAAATATTTTCCCCAAGAAGCCCTAGAAAAAAACTTTGCCGCCTATCAAGGCAAAACAATCTGCCAGCCGGAAAAGCTTTCAGAACCTAATCGTGAATTCTTGAAATACCATAGAACGGAAGTTTTTAAATAAAAGGATTCTTTGCCTGCTTACTTTTATACCGAGATAGGTTAATACTAAATTACTTTCTTTGACGCAGTGACCTACCTGAACGGTGAAAATGTCTGCAATTCGATTTTAATGGGCACTGATTACAAATCGGGTTCGCAGACTTACAAACGAGTGCGCCAAGATCCAAAATTGCCCAATTAATCATCCGAGGATCGTTATTCGTTACGATCATTTTCGACAGAGACTGAAGATAAGGATCGAACCGAATGTCGACAAGCTTTCGAGATCCAAAATACCGCTCCAACACGCGAGCCATGTTTACGTCCAGGAGAGGAGCTGGAACATCGTGAACAAACAAAAGGATGGCATTAGCAATGTATTGTCCAACACCTGGCAATAAAAGAATGTCTTCCTGTGTTTGCGGAAAACGTCCTTTCTCGGTACATATCTCGACAGCAAGGGCTTTGATTCTGGGAGCTCTTTGTCGAGATAGGCCTAATGGCTGAAGAATTTTGCAAATTTTTTTCTCTGAAGTATTAGCAAGCGTGTCCCAATCAGAAAAAATGTTAATAAACTTGGGCCAATATAGTTCAACCGTCTCTGCACGAGTCCGTTGTAGAAGCAGTTCACTAACTATTAGGTGGTAGCTAGTTGCATTGTCATTTCTCCATGGAAATTCTCGTGCATTGACACGCCACCAATGCGACAATTTCTTCTGGAATATAGCGATTTCTCTATCTAAAACAAATCTATGACCAACTTTCGACCGCTTATTTAGAAGACACTTCATTCCACCAACTGAACTTAGGTGAAATGTCTTTATTCGTCTAGAGTAGAGAACTTAGCTCTACTAAGTTTTGCGAATGCCTTCTCAAATCCTTTCTAACCTTCACACACCATTTATCGTCAAAAATGAATTCGGCCCCGTCCTGTTTACGGTTTTTAAGGACAATCGAACCATCGCTTTTTTGTTCTTCTCGCACGTGGGCCAAGCTATTTCGTAAACTTATAATTTCCCCCTCAACGGTCTTCATTTCTGCAAAGATCGCTTCCAATCTTGTTCTTCTGTTGCCAGCATCAAGCACTTTAGACTTATTTCCCAGCTTTTCTTCTTCTTTTAAAGACCTGATCGTCTCAGAGACACACCCAAGAAATAGACGCAGAGAATCTGAGGCTGTTAAGAACTTTTGTTTGCAAAAGGCATCCATTTTCTCTGGATCGCAATCAGCAACTGCACGAGCCTGTTTTTCTAAAAATTTTATTTTTTCCTTCAAAAAACTTTGGAGGCGCTTGATTTTGACTTCTCTTGGAACGACATCAAGATTCCGGGAAAGAAAGGCATCGACTACCTCGAGCATCTTCGATTCGATATCAATCGTTTCAGCAATTACTAATCCACGAGCATTATTCACACTTTGCACCTTCCGTATGGTCAGAAAGATAACTTGTTTTATTTTATCTAAAAGCCCCGTACCCCGTCCCGCGTAAAGAGAGACCCGCTCAATCGGGCCAATTCTGTTCAGTTCTTTGGTTAACATTTCCGGGCTACCTGAATAAAAAAGGATCTCAGTGTATACTCGATGGTCCCTGATTTCC
The Pedosphaera parvula Ellin514 DNA segment above includes these coding regions:
- a CDS encoding HNH endonuclease, with translation MAKAPSVKWTREQLLIAMNLYCKLQFGQFHSRNPIIIQTAEKMGRTANSLAMKLSNFASLDPVQQARGIKGLAGASEQDREVWKEFRKDWNTLGIQSEDLFQNLFVSTGEKEAEISDKGVKVKPAKILTPPTGPTEKTALVKVRRSQQFFRQTILNIYQHRCCITGIAVPELLVASHIVPWSQFPEHRLDPQNGLCLSSIHDAAFDSGLVTFDDNLRLTLSKELEKYFPQEALEKNFAAYQGKTICQPEKLSEPNREFLKYHRTEVFK
- a CDS encoding HhH-GPD family protein; protein product: MKCLLNKRSKVGHRFVLDREIAIFQKKLSHWWRVNAREFPWRNDNATSYHLIVSELLLQRTRAETVELYWPKFINIFSDWDTLANTSEKKICKILQPLGLSRQRAPRIKALAVEICTEKGRFPQTQEDILLLPGVGQYIANAILLFVHDVPAPLLDVNMARVLERYFGSRKLVDIRFDPYLQSLSKMIVTNNDPRMINWAILDLGALVCKSANPICNQCPLKSNCRHFHRSGRSLRQRK
- a CDS encoding YoaK family protein; the encoded protein is MQDADDVKDSTSQIHSSRCARLLPALLSVIAGSADVISFLGLGLFSAHVTGNLVVLIAQILGRGTGAACLVLSLPLFILVLGLTRLLVAGLEALGIGSLRPLLLLQFLMLGGAFVLCLVSGDHRDSGARNTLIAGQLAVAAMAVQNALVQLSLQGTPPTTVMTTDLTRFIMDAGEVLLGHNPAEVAEARHRAKHTWPVIIGFIAGAGLGAVCFAAGGLKSLGLPAGLALLALVMSLAIRPVGRKQ
- a CDS encoding dihydrolipoyl dehydrogenase family protein, encoding MKPKMQEDIQRTRSSPEEYELLVLGSGTAGKLISWTLAKHGMKTASIERKYVGGSCQNIACLPSKNVIHSAKVASYFRRSEEFGITKGDWKIDMQGVRARKRKMVKDLVDIQIDHYKESGAELLMGSGRFVGPKTIEVTSADGVIRLLHGKQVVINIGTHATIDPTPGLREVNPLTHIEALELDRIPEHLIILGGGFVGVEFAQAMRRFGCRVTIVDRNARLIHREDEDISAALHELFRDEGIDVLTGTRITRVEGKSGESVKLSANRNGSELVLEGSDILVAAGRTPNTDGIGLDLAGVETTSHGYIKVNERLETTAPDVWAVGECAGSPHFTHISENDFHIVHENILGGHRVTTGRQVPFCVFTDPEFARVGLSETEANEGGVAYRLAKIPLSAVQRARTLSETRGFMKALIDTQSDRILGFSVFGVEAGEIMASVQVAMIAGLPYTALRDAIFTHPTLLEGLIALFNNVTPASVPASKA
- a CDS encoding alpha/beta hydrolase family protein; protein product: MDLQSGNVCDYTPFQGVRALTVKLNPDFPDGAMVLLNVRDRSLFDVYLLNLKNGAMELDTENPGDVHNWHTDPKFRVRAAEVLTPDGGTEIRVRDDDKGWKSLLKVGPDEILETIDFTADGRSLFLKSSIGRDTAAVVEKNIDTGVEKIIAASDEVDAGEVIINPHTRVVEAVSFAPGRTVWRVIDPGVKADFEGLARLNDGDFRLVNRTAANDAWLVLFHSDRQPPRFYKWDRKAKEGFFLFSTRPRLEGLPLAEMQAIVIAARDGLKMHSYLTLPNGVPARKLPMVLFPHDGPWLRDTWGFIYPYAQWLANRGYAVLQPNYRGSTGYGKKLLNAGNKEFGRKMHDDLIDCVNWAVKEGIADPHRIGIFGGSYGGYCALAGVTFTPKVFACAVDVVGPSNLKTLLAFIPSYWKSARGMLDTRVGNIDDPRDADLLHHASPLNFADRIVRPLLIGHGANDPRVKQAESEQIVAAIEKNGGSVTYVLYPDEGHGFARPENGTDFNARAEQFLAEHLGGCFEPMPADKIPGSSALVRVIKGRH
- a CDS encoding CHAP domain-containing protein → MNYTRKAVPMGRSGQGTEASRNRNSVLFSFALRCRALWLGMVVAALMTVAGYSAHGQTATLIVHSNAWLGGLGVDIFNNAGVCCCGWGSSYTICPSSGQSVYTGCEWQCVEMPQRLYTVRGWHCGAWAVSSAYQLFNNPDVGTSYNNGSGYVPVSGDLLVWKSTLPNSGHAGHVAVVDYVDSYNVYICEQNSVATGRDIMSRSGVNGSSLSRSGWPDRYFYGVVHNTNNPFGNLAPPIPLWTWASQPINTNADGRLDLWGVGTDGSVYHNVQSTPNGGWNGWVTTGLSGVQSGVTVARNADGRLEAFARGSNNSIWHTYQSTPNGSWSAWADLVSPGMQGTPVVAVDIDGRLELCARGTNNIVYDNFQTTAGGSWYGWISLSGAITSDLAAAREQDGRAELYANGTGGAVYYNHQASPSGSWSGWVSLGAPAGGSQRVPVAAQNADGRLEVYTVDTNHVVWHNYETTANGAWNGWASLGGSISSRITAGHNLDGRIELYGVGTDGNVYHNYQSAPNGGWNGWVSLGAGAAIKAGDAVAVGNNADGRLDISIGSTTNAVWNNYEYPSANSTSWNGWGTLGGSISYLFK